In Streptomyces sp. SN-593, a single genomic region encodes these proteins:
- the rpsE gene encoding 30S ribosomal protein S5, which produces MAGPQRRGSGAGGGERRDRKDRRDGGQQAEKTAYVERVVAINRVAKVVKGGRRFSFTALVVVGDGDGTVGVGYGKAKEVPAAIAKGVEEAKKHFFKVPRIQGTIPHPIQGEKAAGVVLLKPASPGTGVIAGGPVRAVLECAGIHDVLSKSLGSDNAINIVHATVAALQGLQRPEEIAARRGLPIEDVAPAALLRARAGVGV; this is translated from the coding sequence ATGGCTGGACCCCAGCGCCGCGGAAGCGGTGCCGGTGGCGGCGAGCGACGGGACCGTAAGGACCGGCGGGACGGCGGCCAGCAGGCCGAGAAGACCGCCTACGTCGAGCGGGTCGTCGCGATCAACCGCGTCGCCAAGGTTGTGAAGGGTGGTCGTCGCTTCAGCTTCACCGCGCTGGTCGTGGTGGGCGACGGTGACGGCACCGTCGGTGTCGGCTACGGCAAGGCCAAGGAGGTGCCGGCCGCCATCGCCAAGGGTGTGGAGGAGGCCAAGAAGCACTTCTTCAAGGTCCCCCGTATCCAGGGCACCATCCCGCACCCGATCCAGGGCGAGAAGGCCGCGGGCGTCGTCCTGCTCAAGCCGGCTTCCCCCGGTACCGGTGTGATCGCCGGTGGCCCGGTGCGAGCCGTGCTGGAGTGCGCGGGCATCCACGACGTGCTGTCCAAGAGCCTCGGCTCGGACAACGCGATCAACATCGTGCACGCCACGGTGGCCGCGCTCCAGGGCCTTCAGCGGCCCGAGGAGATCGCCGCCCGCCGCGGTCTGCCGATCGAGGACGTCGCGCCCGCCGCGCTGCTGCGCGCCCGGGCCGGAGTGGGTGTGTGA
- the rpmD gene encoding 50S ribosomal protein L30, whose product MARLKVTQTKSYIGSKQNHRDTLRSLGLKRLHDVVVKEDRPEIRGMVHTVRHLVTVEEVD is encoded by the coding sequence ATGGCGCGCCTGAAGGTCACGCAGACCAAGTCCTACATCGGCAGCAAGCAGAACCACCGTGACACCCTGCGTTCGCTCGGGCTCAAGCGCCTGCACGACGTCGTGGTCAAGGAGGACCGCCCGGAGATCCGCGGCATGGTCCACACCGTCCGCCACCTCGTCACGGTCGAGGAGGTCGACTGA
- the rplO gene encoding 50S ribosomal protein L15, with protein sequence MGDNPIKVHNLRPAPGAKTAKTRVGRGEASKGKTAGRGTKGTKARYQVPERFEGGQMPLHMRLPKLKGFKNPFRTEYQVVNLDKLAALYPEGGEVTVADLVAKGAVRKNQLVKVLGTGDVSVALQVTVDAVSGSAKEKITAAGGTVTELV encoded by the coding sequence ATGGGTGACAACCCGATCAAGGTGCACAACCTCCGTCCGGCTCCGGGCGCCAAGACCGCCAAGACCCGCGTGGGTCGCGGCGAGGCGTCCAAGGGCAAGACGGCCGGTCGCGGCACCAAGGGCACCAAGGCCCGCTACCAGGTTCCGGAGCGCTTCGAGGGCGGGCAGATGCCCCTCCACATGCGGCTCCCGAAGCTCAAGGGCTTCAAGAACCCGTTCCGCACCGAGTACCAGGTCGTCAACCTGGACAAGCTCGCGGCCCTCTACCCCGAGGGTGGCGAGGTCACCGTTGCCGACCTGGTCGCCAAGGGTGCCGTGCGCAAGAACCAGCTCGTCAAGGTGCTCGGCACCGGCGACGTCTCCGTGGCCCTGCAGGTGACCGTTGACGCGGTCTCCGGCTCCGCCAAGGAGAAGATCACCGCCGCCGGCGGCACCGTCACCGAGCTCGTCTGA
- the secY gene encoding preprotein translocase subunit SecY, giving the protein MLTAFARAFRTPDLRKKLLFTLAIIVVYRLGAHVPVPGIDFGVVNDCVKQTKGNNSLFGLVNMFSGGALLQLTIFALGIMPYITASIILQLLTVVIPRLEALKKEGQAGTTKITQYTRYLTVALAILQGTGLVATARSGNLFSTCTQGNDIVPNQSIFTTVTMVTCMTAGTVMIMWLGELITDRGIGNGMSILMFVSIAAGFPGSLWGIKVSGTIAGGWVEFISVILIGLVMVGLVVFVEQAQRRIPVQYAKRMIGRRSYGGTSTYIPLKVNQAGVIPVIFASSLLYIPALIVQFSGSTAGWAQWISRNFTKGDHPAYMAAYFLLIVFFAFFYVAISFNPEEVADNMKKYGGFIPGIRAGRPTAEYLSYVLNRITWPGSLYLGLIALVPTVAIAIFNGSNGNFPLGGTSILIIVGVGLETVKQIESQLQQRNYEGFLR; this is encoded by the coding sequence GTGCTCACCGCGTTCGCCCGGGCGTTCAGGACGCCCGACCTGCGCAAGAAGCTGCTCTTCACGCTCGCCATCATCGTGGTGTACCGGCTGGGCGCGCACGTGCCGGTGCCGGGGATCGACTTCGGCGTGGTCAACGACTGCGTGAAGCAGACGAAGGGCAACAACAGCCTCTTCGGTCTGGTCAACATGTTCAGTGGCGGAGCGCTGCTCCAGCTCACCATCTTCGCACTCGGGATCATGCCGTACATCACGGCGAGCATCATCCTGCAACTGCTGACCGTGGTGATCCCGCGCCTGGAGGCCCTGAAGAAGGAGGGGCAGGCCGGTACCACCAAGATCACGCAGTACACCCGGTACCTGACGGTCGCGCTGGCGATCCTCCAGGGCACCGGCCTGGTGGCCACCGCCCGCTCCGGCAACCTCTTCTCGACCTGCACCCAGGGCAACGACATCGTCCCGAACCAGTCGATCTTCACCACCGTCACCATGGTCACGTGCATGACCGCGGGCACCGTGATGATCATGTGGCTGGGCGAGCTGATCACCGACCGCGGCATCGGCAACGGCATGTCGATCCTGATGTTCGTCTCGATCGCGGCCGGCTTCCCCGGCTCGCTGTGGGGCATCAAGGTCTCCGGCACCATCGCGGGCGGCTGGGTCGAGTTCATCTCCGTGATCCTGATCGGCCTGGTCATGGTGGGCCTGGTGGTCTTCGTCGAGCAGGCGCAGCGCCGCATCCCGGTGCAGTACGCGAAGCGCATGATCGGCCGCCGGTCCTACGGCGGCACCTCGACGTACATCCCGCTCAAGGTGAACCAGGCGGGTGTGATCCCGGTCATCTTCGCCTCGTCGCTGCTCTACATCCCGGCGCTGATCGTCCAGTTCTCCGGGTCGACGGCGGGCTGGGCGCAGTGGATCAGCCGCAACTTCACCAAGGGCGACCACCCGGCGTACATGGCCGCCTACTTCCTGCTGATCGTCTTCTTCGCCTTCTTCTACGTCGCGATCTCCTTCAACCCCGAGGAAGTCGCCGACAATATGAAGAAGTATGGTGGGTTCATCCCGGGTATCCGGGCCGGTCGTCCCACCGCTGAGTACCTGAGTTACGTCCTCAACCGCATCACGTGGCCCGGTTCGCTGTACCTGGGTCTGATCGCCCTCGTTCCGACGGTCGCCATCGCGATCTTCAACGGGAGCAACGGCAACTTCCCTCTGGGTGGCACCAGCATCCTCATCATCGTCGGTGTGGGTCTGGAGACCGTGAAGCAGATCGAAAGCCAGCTCCAGCAGCGCAACTACGAAGGGTTCCTCCGCTGA
- a CDS encoding adenylate kinase, whose protein sequence is MRIVLVGPPGAGKGTQAAFLAKNLSIPHISTGDLFRANISQGTDLGKQAKAYMDAGDLVPDEVTIGMAEDRLDQPDAAGGFLLDGFPRNEQQARALDVYLARHEIALDGVLDLEVPEEEVVKRIAGRRICRNDGSHVFHVEYKQPKEEGVCDECGGELYRRDDDAPDKVRNRLEIYHRETEPIIDYYKKQGLVVTISALGAVAEVTTRAMTALRADAGEPTA, encoded by the coding sequence ATGCGTATCGTCCTGGTCGGGCCGCCCGGCGCAGGCAAGGGGACGCAGGCCGCGTTCCTCGCCAAGAACCTCTCGATCCCGCACATCTCCACGGGCGACCTGTTCCGCGCCAACATCAGTCAGGGCACCGACCTGGGCAAGCAGGCGAAGGCGTACATGGACGCCGGCGACCTGGTGCCCGACGAGGTCACGATCGGCATGGCCGAGGACCGGCTGGACCAGCCGGACGCGGCCGGTGGCTTCCTGCTCGACGGCTTCCCGCGCAACGAGCAGCAGGCGCGGGCGCTGGACGTCTACCTGGCGCGGCACGAGATCGCGCTGGACGGCGTGCTGGACCTGGAGGTCCCCGAGGAAGAGGTGGTCAAGCGGATCGCCGGCCGCCGGATCTGCCGCAACGACGGCTCGCACGTCTTCCACGTCGAGTACAAGCAGCCGAAGGAGGAGGGCGTCTGCGACGAGTGCGGCGGCGAGCTGTACCGGCGCGACGACGACGCCCCGGACAAGGTCCGCAACCGGCTGGAGATCTACCACCGCGAGACCGAGCCGATCATCGACTACTACAAGAAGCAGGGCCTGGTCGTGACGATCTCCGCGCTCGGCGCGGTGGCCGAGGTGACCACGCGGGCCATGACGGCCCTGCGCGCGGACGCCGGCGAGCCGACCGCGTAG
- the map gene encoding type I methionyl aminopeptidase: protein MVELKTPEQIAKMREAGLVVAAIHEATRAAAVPGATTRDLDEVAAKVIADHGAKPNFLGYGGFPGNICTSVNDVVVHGIPDSVTVLKDGDILAVDAGAIVDGWHGDAAFTCLVGTGHAPELAELSRVTEESMWAGIAAFRKGNRLDDISQAVESYIRRQPRPASGKYGIVEGYGGHGIGSQMHMDPHVLNYVTKKRGRGIRLVPGLCLAIEPMVTLGTPHTHVLEDEWTVKSDDGSWSAHWEHTIALTEQGPLVLTAPDGGRAKLAEYGVTTAPDPLS, encoded by the coding sequence ATGGTGGAGCTGAAGACCCCGGAGCAGATCGCGAAGATGCGGGAGGCCGGTCTGGTCGTCGCGGCGATCCACGAGGCGACCCGGGCGGCGGCGGTGCCCGGCGCCACCACCAGGGACCTGGACGAGGTCGCCGCGAAGGTGATCGCCGACCACGGCGCGAAGCCCAACTTCCTGGGCTACGGCGGCTTCCCGGGCAACATCTGCACGTCGGTCAACGACGTGGTGGTGCACGGCATCCCCGACTCCGTGACGGTGCTCAAGGACGGCGACATCCTCGCGGTGGACGCGGGCGCGATCGTGGACGGCTGGCACGGCGACGCGGCCTTCACCTGCCTGGTGGGCACCGGACACGCCCCGGAGCTGGCGGAGTTGAGCCGGGTCACCGAGGAGTCCATGTGGGCCGGGATCGCCGCCTTCCGCAAGGGCAACCGGCTGGACGACATCTCGCAGGCGGTCGAGTCGTACATCCGCCGCCAGCCGCGGCCGGCCTCGGGCAAGTACGGCATCGTGGAGGGGTACGGCGGGCACGGCATCGGCAGCCAGATGCACATGGACCCGCACGTGCTCAACTACGTCACCAAGAAGCGCGGTCGCGGCATCCGGCTGGTGCCCGGGCTGTGCCTGGCGATCGAGCCGATGGTGACGCTCGGCACCCCGCACACCCACGTGCTGGAGGACGAGTGGACCGTCAAGTCCGACGACGGCTCCTGGTCCGCGCACTGGGAGCACACCATCGCGCTGACCGAGCAGGGCCCGCTGGTGCTCACCGCCCCCGACGGCGGCCGGGCCAAGCTCGCGGAGTACGGCGTCACCACCGCCCCCGATCCGCTCTCCTAG
- the infA gene encoding translation initiation factor IF-1, whose protein sequence is MAKKQGAIEIEGTVIESLPNAMFKVELQNGHKVLAHISGKMRMHYIRILPDDRVVVELSPYDLTRGRIVYRYK, encoded by the coding sequence ATGGCCAAGAAGCAAGGCGCCATCGAGATCGAGGGCACCGTGATCGAGTCTCTGCCGAACGCGATGTTCAAAGTGGAGCTGCAGAACGGTCACAAGGTCCTCGCGCACATCAGCGGCAAGATGCGGATGCACTACATTCGCATCCTCCCGGATGACCGGGTCGTGGTGGAGCTGTCTCCCTACGACCTGACGCGCGGACGGATCGTCTACCGATACAAGTAA
- the rpmJ gene encoding 50S ribosomal protein L36, translating into MKVKPSVKKICDKCKVIRRHGRVMVICDNLRHKQRQG; encoded by the coding sequence ATGAAGGTCAAGCCGAGCGTCAAGAAGATCTGCGACAAGTGCAAGGTGATCCGCCGCCACGGCCGGGTCATGGTCATCTGCGACAACCTGCGCCACAAGCAGCGCCAGGGCTGA
- the rpsM gene encoding 30S ribosomal protein S13, whose translation MARLSGVDLPREKRVEIALTYVFGIGRSRAQEILKNTGVNPDTRVRDLAEDDLVKIGKWVDENYTTEGDLRREIQADIRRKVEIGCYQGLRHRRGLPVHGQRTHTNARTRKGPRRAIAGKKKPGKK comes from the coding sequence ATGGCACGCCTTTCAGGCGTTGACCTCCCGCGCGAGAAGCGCGTCGAGATCGCCCTCACCTACGTCTTCGGCATCGGGCGCTCGCGCGCCCAGGAGATCCTGAAGAACACCGGTGTGAACCCCGACACCCGAGTCCGCGACCTTGCCGAGGACGACCTCGTCAAGATCGGCAAGTGGGTCGACGAGAACTACACGACCGAGGGCGACCTCCGCCGTGAGATCCAGGCCGACATCCGCCGCAAGGTCGAGATCGGCTGCTACCAGGGTCTGCGCCACCGTCGCGGCCTGCCGGTCCACGGCCAGCGCACTCACACCAACGCCCGTACCCGCAAGGGTCCGCGTCGCGCCATCGCCGGCAAGAAGAAGCCGGGCAAGAAGTAG
- the rpsK gene encoding 30S ribosomal protein S11, producing the protein MPPKGRQGAAKKVRRKEKKNVAHGHAHIKSTFNNTIVSITDPSGNVISWASAGHVGFKGSRKSTPFAAQMAAESAARRAQEHGMRKVDVFVKGPGSGRETAIRSLQATGLEVGSIQDVTPTPHNGCRPPKRRRV; encoded by the coding sequence ATGCCTCCTAAGGGCCGTCAGGGCGCAGCCAAGAAGGTGCGCCGCAAGGAAAAGAAGAACGTCGCTCACGGGCACGCCCACATCAAGAGCACGTTCAACAACACCATCGTCTCGATCACCGACCCCTCCGGGAACGTGATCTCCTGGGCCTCCGCCGGACACGTCGGCTTCAAGGGCTCGCGCAAGTCCACCCCCTTCGCCGCGCAGATGGCCGCCGAGTCGGCCGCCCGCCGCGCGCAGGAGCACGGCATGCGCAAGGTGGACGTCTTCGTCAAGGGTCCCGGCTCCGGCCGCGAGACCGCGATCCGCTCCCTCCAGGCCACCGGCCTCGAGGTGGGTTCGATCCAGGACGTCACCCCGACCCCGCACAACGGCTGCCGCCCGCCGAAGCGCCGCCGCGTCTGA
- the rpsD gene encoding 30S ribosomal protein S4 yields MARYTGADCKRCRREKQKLFLKGAKCESAKCPIEIRPYPPGEHGRGRTKDSEYLLQLREKQKCARIYGVLEKQFVNYYKEANQKTGKTGENLLRILETRLDNVVYRAGFAKSRDHARQLVRHGHITVNGRKTDIPSARVSVNDIVEVRERSRNLTPFAVAQGEAGDRTVPAWLEANAGKLRILVHSLPERQVIDTQVQEQLIVELYSK; encoded by the coding sequence ATGGCGCGTTACACCGGGGCCGACTGCAAGCGTTGCCGTCGGGAGAAGCAGAAGCTCTTCCTCAAGGGAGCTAAGTGCGAGAGCGCGAAGTGCCCGATCGAGATCCGTCCTTACCCCCCGGGTGAGCACGGACGCGGGCGCACCAAGGACAGCGAGTACCTCCTCCAGCTTCGCGAGAAGCAGAAGTGCGCGCGCATCTACGGTGTCCTCGAGAAGCAGTTCGTGAACTACTACAAGGAAGCGAACCAGAAGACCGGCAAGACCGGTGAGAACCTTCTGCGCATCCTTGAGACCCGCCTCGACAACGTGGTGTACCGGGCCGGCTTCGCCAAGTCCCGCGACCACGCCCGTCAGCTCGTCCGTCACGGACACATCACCGTCAACGGCCGCAAGACCGACATCCCGTCGGCTCGCGTGTCCGTCAACGACATCGTCGAGGTCCGCGAGCGGTCCCGTAACCTGACCCCCTTCGCGGTGGCCCAGGGCGAGGCCGGCGACCGGACGGTGCCCGCGTGGCTGGAGGCGAACGCCGGCAAGCTGCGCATCCTGGTGCACAGCCTGCCCGAGCGCCAGGTGATCGACACCCAGGTGCAGGAGCAGCTCATCGTCGAGCTCTACTCGAAGTAG